One genomic segment of Brassica napus cultivar Da-Ae chromosome A3, Da-Ae, whole genome shotgun sequence includes these proteins:
- the LOC125591166 gene encoding disease resistance protein TAO1-like, giving the protein MPPTHCSHYKEWWSHALPLSVNFFLPQSLSQSTESTFHVALFNYTKSIFVSLFAPQSVASSLILFPTSQMDFSLFLTIVAAAIGFFVIRRFRFNPENNEIDTSSLSPSSPPSSLSSRSLSTPSTPSALSPSSASPSSSSHVWMYEVFPSFRGEDVRYNFLSHIKKEFERKTITFFNDNGIERGESIAPELIQGIRGSKIAIVLLSKNYASSKWCLEELVEIMKCREELGQTVIAIFYKVDPSDVKKLTGDFGEVFRKTCKGKAKEEIRRWEQALEKVAVIAGYHLSNWDDEATVIENISTCVLNKLVNSPQPSHFDNLVGMSTHMENLELLLSLGSKEVRMVGIWGPSGIGKSTIARVLFNQHSHQFQFSVFMENIKRLWPRPYYDEYSVKLQLQEEFLSRVINQKDIKIQQLGVVEDRLKDKRVLAILDDVDHSLQIEAIAKEARWFGPGSWIIITTQDKRLLYAHGINQIYEVELPPDEEALEIFCMNAFCQKSPPDGFKELAWEVTRLAGKLPLGLRVMGSHFKGRPKHEWEEGLPRLRTRLNGEIENTLKFSYDALCDDNQAIFLHLACFFINEPIENVERCLEKKIVGVKGCLRVLAEKSFISFEWGRIKMHDLLALLGREIVRKQSIHEPGQRQFLVDAGDICQVLRNDTLVSFHISHLMHFSL; this is encoded by the exons ATGCCCCCAACGCACTGTTCCCACTACAAAGAATGGTGGAGCCATGCATTACCTTTAtctgtgaatttttttttgccacaaAGTCTCTCTCAGTCAACGGAGTCAACTTTTCATGTAGCTTTGTTCAATTATACAAAAAGCATCTTTGTTTCACTCTTTGCTCCACAATCAGTAGCAAGCTCATTGATCCTTTTCCCCACCTCACAAATGGATTTCTCTCTTTTCCTTACCATCGTTGCTGCTGCAATAGGTTTCTTCGTGATTCGAAGATTCAGATTCAATCCAGAAAACAATGAAATCGATACTTCGTCTTTGTCTCCATCATCACCaccatcttctttatcttctaggTCTTTGTCTACTCCATCAACTCCATCTGCTTTGTCTCCTTCATCggcttctccatcttcttcctctcatgTCTGGATGTACGAAGTCTTTCCGAGCTTCCGTGGGGAAGATGTCCGCTACAACTTTCTCAGTCACATTAAAAAGGAGTTTGAAAGGAAGACAATCACATTTTTCAACGATAATGGGATCGAGAGAGGAGAATCCATCGCTCCTGAACTCATACAGGGGATTAGAGGATCTAAGATTGCGATCGTCTTGCTCTCTAAGAACTATGCTTCTTCAAAGTGGTGTCTTGAGGAGTTGGTGGAGATTATGAAGTGCAGGGAGGAGCTTGGTCAAACTGTGATTGCTATTTTCTACAAAGTAGATCCATCTGACGTAAAGAAGCTGACCGGAGACTTTGGGGAGGTTTTCAGAAAGACTTGTAAGGGTAAAGCTAAGGAGGAGATTAGGAGGTGGGAACAAGCTTTGGAGAAGGTGGCCGTAATAGCTGGTTACCATTTATCCAACTG GGATGATGAAGCTACCGTGATCGAGAATATATCAACATGTGTTTTAAACAAGCTGGTTAATTCTCCACAACCGAGTCATTTCGACAATCTAGTTGGGATGAGTACTCATATGGAAAATCTGGAACTGTTGTTAAGCCTGGGCTCCAAGGAAGTGAGGATGGTAGGGATTTGGGGTCCTTCTGGAATTGGTAAGAGCACCATCGCCAGAGTTCTATTCAACCAACACTCTCATCAGTTCCAATTTAGTGTCTTTATGGAGAACATTAAAAGACTTTGGCCCAGACCTTATTACGATGAGTACAGTGTGAAACTGCAACTACAAGAAGAGTTCCTGTCCCGGGTAATCAACCAAAAAGATATCAAGATTCAGCAATTAGGAGTTGTGGAAGACAGGTTAAAGGACAAGAGAGTGCTTGCCATTCTTGATGACGTGGATCATTCGTTGCAAATAGAAGCCATAGCTAAAGAAGCTCGGTGGTTTGGTCCTGGAAGTTGGATAATCATCACAACACAAGATAAAAGGCTTTTATATGCACATGGAATTAACCAGATTTACGAGGTGGAGCTTCCACCTGACGAAGAGGCTCTTGAAATTTTCTGCATGAATGCTTTTTGTCAAAAATCTCCACCTGATGGCTTCAAGGAACTTGCCTGGGAAGTTACAAGACTTGCAGGTAAGCTCCCTTTGGGACTGAGGGTTATGGGATCTCATTTCAAAGGAAGGCCCAAGCATGAATGGGAAGAGGGACTACCAAGGTTAAGAACTAGACTTAATGGAGAAATTGAAAATACTTTAAAGTTCAGTTATGATGCCTTATGCGATGACAATCAAGCTATATTTCTTCACTTAGCATGCTTTTTCATCAATGAGCCGATTGAAAACGTGGAACGGtgtcttgaaaaaaaaattgttggtgTGAAAGGTTGTCTTCGTGTTTTAGCTGAGAAATCTTTCATATCCTTTGAGTGGGGACGTATAAAGATGCATGATTTGCTAGCACTTTTGGGTAGAGAAATTGTTCGTAAACAATCCATTCATGAACCTGGGCAGCGTCAGTTTTTGGTTGATGCTGGAGATATATGCCAAGTACTACGAAACGATACACTAGTAAGTTTTCACATTAGTCATTTAATGCATTTCTCCCtataa